ATCTTTCATCAGGTAAACACCGGGTTCTTCCGGTAAATTCTTGATTTTCTGCTTCAAGTCCACACACAATACTCCTTACATTTCAATCATATATGTCTATTCTCCTCATTAAAGGCTTCCGTTATAATGGGATAAAAAAACTGCAACCGAGGTTGCAGTTTTTTTGGCAGTTTAGAATTCCGGCTCAATCAAACCGTAATTTCCGTCTTTTCTCTTATAAACAACATTTACTGCGTTAGTATCCGCATTTGAGAATACAAAGAATTCATGCCCCAGAAGATTCATCTGTAAAACAGCTTCTTCTACATCCATTGGTTTTATTGCAAACCTTTTTGAACGTACAACCTTGAATTCATGCTCTTCAGCTATATCCTCTTTAATAGCAAAGTTATCAATCACAAAAGCTGTTTCGTGGAGTTTCTTCTCAAGCCTGGTTTTGTTTTTCCTTATTTGCCTTTCTAGAACATCAATTACTTTATCAATAGAAGCATACATATCATCATTTGCTTCTTCAGCCCTTAAAACAACTCCATTGAAGGGGATGGTAACCTCTAAAATCTGTCTGTTTTTTTGAACACTCATTGTTACATGAACTTCTGTACCCGGATTGAAAAATTTCTCCAGCTTCCCCATTTTTGAGATTACTTTTTCCTTTAATGCCTCGGTTACTTCAATATTTTTTCCGCTTACTATGAATTTCATATACGTCACAGCCCCTTTCATGTTACAAATAAATACTGTCAATTTAGAGAATACTACTTACAAAATTCGTAGAATTCTTTAATATTCTTACCCAAAACAAAAATTATAAAACACTGCTTATGCGACATTTTAAACAAGGATATATTTGATTCCAAGTAAGAATATTCTATTATATTATTATTCTACATTCAGATAATAAATCCTTCTATTTTATTATTCAAAAACCAAACTTATCGAAAAAATGCATATTTTATTCCATTATACCCAGGTTGAACCCTCGTAAATTGTAGTAAATATACCCGTAACTATATTAACAAAATTATGCACATTACTTCCACAAAACACCTGTTTTGTGTATATAAATTCTGTGGATAATGTGGATAAATCTGTGAATAACTTATTCAGGCTAATTTCAGGTGTGGATATTATTACAATATGAATGTACAAAATTACTATTTTATGTATACTAGATAAACAA
The DNA window shown above is from Clostridia bacterium and carries:
- the raiA gene encoding ribosome-associated translation inhibitor RaiA, whose protein sequence is MKFIVSGKNIEVTEALKEKVISKMGKLEKFFNPGTEVHVTMSVQKNRQILEVTIPFNGVVLRAEEANDDMYASIDKVIDVLERQIRKNKTRLEKKLHETAFVIDNFAIKEDIAEEHEFKVVRSKRFAIKPMDVEEAVLQMNLLGHEFFVFSNADTNAVNVVYKRKDGNYGLIEPEF